From a region of the Dictyostelium discoideum AX4 chromosome 2 chromosome, whole genome shotgun sequence genome:
- a CDS encoding delta 9 fatty acid desaturase: MGKGSGAPLKEKVYPSVMYGNIKPIRKQPKSLPKELTIDQILQSLPKEVFETSNFKSACSLLITILFIGLSATFITLMPSYLTPIGWMLMGASVTGLMVIGNDCIHKTFSKNPLVNSIIGTIVMLPLLYPFQSYKISEKNNAEKKSTAVLNGEQFKINAHTTTESTNPIRQWATGKFFWILSIINWSENYFSTKNLSDKKDKTKAIVSIAIVYIFGFIFFPMMFKFVGVSGFLNYWFAPWLVLHFLLSTASLLPSIPFYEELQVASKLEKSNNNNNNNKGDKKSSEVEKYLVHITYPQWFEFIVKDINFSLPRQIAVSIPHYNLRKAYNSFKKSWGEYIYECTFETELFKELIIRSENFSNEIFSPFDSAPLVPDQEKKAEATAEAVSNSRTSRTVKEFLKSINWLHVIILIGIPFIGLYGLINVECSLKTFIWSFIYYHFTGMGITAGYHRLWAHKAYSAVLPVRIILLLFGAGAVEGSCRWWSRDHRAHHRYLDTDKDPYSASLGFWHSHFIWLMFKQDPKKIGRANIDDLNADPWVMWQHKHYIKIATFMGLVFPTLVAGLGWGDWAGGYFYSGVLRLVTVQHSTFLVNSLAHYLGDSPYDDEHTPKDSVVTAILTFGEGYHNFHHEFPNDYRNAYKFYQYDPTKWLISAMYYLGLAYDLKTFSKNEIEKGMIQMHQKHLDAKKQSIYWGINKEDLPSMTIDEFNNLVEKENKKLMIINKTVLDVESFVNDHPGGLAYIKMGIGKDATSMFTGEVYAHSNAAKNLLCQFSIAKIVDNHDKKQQ; the protein is encoded by the exons ATGGGTAAAGGAAGTGGAGCTCCTTTAAAGGAGAAAGTTTATCCATCTGTTATGTATGGAAATATTAAACCAATTAGAAAACAACCAAAATCATTACCAAAAGAATTAACTATTGATCAAATTTTACAATCTCTTCCAAAAGAAGTTTTTGAAAcaagtaattttaaatcagcATGTTCACTTTTAATAACAATCTTATTCATTGGTTTAAGTGCAACATTCATTACTCTCATGCCATCTTACTTAACCCCAATTGGTTGGATGTTAATGGGTGCCTCAGTTACTGGT TTAATGGTAATTGGTAATGATTGTATTcataaaactttttcaaaGAATCCATTagttaattcaattattggaACAATTGTAATGTTACCATTGTTATATCCATTCCAATCTTACAAGATTTCAGAAAAGAATAATGCAGAAAAGAAATCGACAGCTGTTTTAAATGGTGAACAATTCAAGATTAATGCACATACCACAACCGAAAGTACAAATCCAATTAGACAATGGGCAACTGGTAAATTCTTTTggattttatcaattattaattggtctgaaaattatttctcaactaaaaatttatcagataaaaaagataaaaccAAAGCAATCGTTTCAATTGCAATTGTTTACATTTTTGGATTTATTTTCTTCCCAATGATGTTTAAATTTGTAGGTGTAAGTGGATTCCTTAATTATTGGTTCGCACCATGGTTAGTTTTACATTTCTTACTTTCAACTGCttcattattaccatcaaTTCCATTTTATGAAGAATTACAAGTTGCttcaaaattagaaaaatcaaataataataataacaataacaaaggTGATAAGAAATCATCTGAagttgaaaaatatttagtACATATTACATATCCACAATGGTTTGAATTTATTgttaaagatattaatttttcattaccAAGACAAATTGCAGTTTCAATTCCACATTATAATCTAAGAAAAGCttataattcatttaaaaagagTTGGGGTGAATATATTTATGAATGTACATTTGAAactgaattatttaaagaattaattatcCGTAGTGAAAacttttcaaatgaaattttctCACCATTTGATTCAGCTCCATTGGTACCAGATCAAGAAAAGAAAGCAGAAGCAACCGCTGAAGCCGTTTCAAATAGTCGTACAAGTCGTACtgttaaagaatttttaaaatcaatcaattggtTACATGTTATCATTTTAATTGGTATTCCATTCATTGGTCTCTATGGTCTAATTAATGTAGAGTGTTCATTGAAAACATTTATTTggtcatttatttattatcatttcaCTGGTATGGGTATTACAGCAGGTTATCATAGACTTTGGGCTCATAAGGCTTATAGTGCAGTTTTACCAGTTCGTATTATCTTGTTGCTATTTGGTGCAGGTGCTGTCGAAGGTTCATGTCGTTGGTGGTCAAGAGATCATCGTGCTCATCATCGTTATCTCGATACTGATAAAGATCCATATTCAGCTTCATTGGGTTTCTGGCATTCCCATTTCATTTGGTTAATGTTCAAACAAGATCCAAAGAAAATCGGTAGAGCAAACATTGACGACCTTAACGCCGATCCATGGGTTATGTGGCAACATAAACATTACATTAAAATCGCCACTTTTATGGGTCTCGTTTTCCCAACATTGGTAGCTGGTTTAGGTTGGGGTGATTGGGCTGGTGGTTATTTCTACTCTGGTGTACTTCGTCTCGTTACAGTTCAACATTCCACATTCTTGGTCAATTCATTGGCTCATTATTTAGGTGACTCTCCATACGATGATGAACATACTCCAAAGGATTCAGTTGTGACTGCTATATTAACATTTGGTGAAGGTTATCATAACTTCCATCATGAATTCCCAAATGACTATAGAAACGCTTATAAATTCTATCAATATGATCCAACTAAATGGTTGATCTCTGCAATGTATTATTTAGGCTTGGCTTATGATTTGAAAACTTTCTccaaaaatgaaattgaaaaaggtaTGATTCAAATGCACCAAAAACATTTAGACGCAAAGAAACAATCAATCTATTGGGGTATCAATAAAGAAGATTTACCATCAATGACAATcgatgaatttaataatttggttgaaaaagaaaataaaaagttaatgATAATCAACAAAACCGTATTAGATGTCGAATCTTTTGTTAATGATCACCCAGGTGGTTTAGCTTACATTAAAATGGGTATTGGTAAAGATGCAACTTCAATGTTTACTGGTGAAGTTTATGCTCATTCAAATGCTgctaaaaatttattatgtcaattttcaattgctaaaattgttgataatcatgataaaaaacaacaataa
- a CDS encoding SEC7-like domain-containing protein, translated as MLSTQNDNNNTTQPTPAPTPVPAPATVTSPTQQQQQQQQQQQQQQQQQQQQQQQQQQQPTPTTPTTAAPPITVAPPNIIQPTAQNNNNNNSGSNTPPLTPESLTILVNKYLNKTLSDCSKKQQSIKDEIKIIFEYLKANPTLLTKNESFTAPSLRLNPQWTKFLDHLATIYKFAFESKSSKLIVSSVDFIEKLISGSYILSGMIENGKMIIDKFIEPTLYHCADISDEMTLVQVTKLVHTVASKFHRQTLLYSFKTLFYIHINSKPSSNLAIASKTSITQIINRTFKSFKTKPNTIITTPTKQQQPQLQPQPQPQTVSPSTNNNNNNPIPISFSDLQSPTQNSTTTTTTTTTTTTTASKEQVNGITDDIVNKEVEPQSTQTPTPTPTPTPTPTTTTTTQPPPINNQEHELNLKDSIYLFRLLCDLSLKDISDYDSPEVKVRIFSLELISNIFDDYGRFIKHYPSFINYEIREGLFPSVLNSGFSSHSTIFRLSLTLFLSMVVHYRDYLRDPIGQYFTLIVLRVLESPTSTLQQRWMVLQVLARICENYQILVDFYINYDCNLSSKDIFQKTIESLSKIAQLIIQENKINDLKVKNSALECLTSLTKALSEGINLQKENLQLKLSQIPSDNKFIKQKEFKLLIEEGKRKFKISPKRGIEFFLKIGATERDAAKCAKFLRETEGLDKVSLGIYISEREDFNIAVLNHYTELFNFSGFTLDGALRYYLSHFRLVGEAQKVDRLMEVFSKKYFDDNDATESGGTNIVVNKDSVFILAFATIMLATDLHSSSIKNHMSKQQWLKMNSKNNGGADYDEQFLLGIYDRISSEPLKLKEDDLPTPTVNGSNNNGDGSPDDFSIKIKNSFPIDDPPNKGQFQKLPFDHGNLLENLKFMMDVSWTPILAALSTVLENTEDPKVIQVCLEGFKYSNNLLCLLDMSMEREAFISSLSNFTISEKSKELKQKNMDSLQKLILIARIDGDHLEKSWLPVLKSISFLERLRVSYLGVEQQQQSNSQQQQQQQQQQQQQQQQQQQQLQPNSQQQQQQQPSSQQQQQQQQQQQPQQQQPQQQSQQPTNLQQNIQQQQQQQNIQQQQQQQLDGSGSSSSGSVNLNSSYSGLQNNLISGNNSNNNTGNNTPTQSSLNTPIQLVPPKRSISTTEFFLGVKTHQRSNSNLPSIEGINIDQVSKELETANHLFVNSSSLTNEAIVHFVDCLASVSIDELKLASPSIFSLQKLVEVSYYNANRIRLFWSIIAEHFTKIGCTYPDNVYISSMVIDSLKQLAQKFLDFDEDPQQEPSQKDFLKPLETIFSHNQHPDVRELILKCIFQLTNGRNSLIKSGWKPIFTIFTLSSSSNDSLIATQAFDFVDELIRDFSNISETFFIDYVNCLSSYANSRHKELPIKAIDILSYCGVQLANGRVCALVREEGASANTPLFTDTQEHISLWFPLLTGLARVTSHQDPDLRSYALDTLFRVLALFGSTFSSKLWELIFRGVLLPIFDNVGYSKGQHETILEDTRWLKQTGNHAFQSLTEMFINFVDIVCFLLDDMLDLLVSCILQENELLAKTAGTFLIQLVSTNGSKFSQTQWSNIVSQFYKIFQTNTPFEIFKLIEFEQNIQNNNENIVNNNNSINNNNINNNNNNLNGHNDNSLSNISGTLSKQQQQHLLLSLSKQQQQYLSSVAHSGNEKSHSAPISPVLDSSNKLNNSNSNSSNNNNNNNNNNNNVSQQSNSNINPLSQSKSDNEISLRSSTSLPTTPVVLTPPVIRKELNSINEEHHSIINGSSNEQISSITTITNENSSSSSSPASVSHSRSNSDLPSTTSTPIKSHSRLPSSSNVNLTIFNQQYLINQSNNNNQSQNNQSQYTNTINNIQSKCSVQLQMVQAINDIAISHYEYLNTSQLFCLGDCLQLTFTFCQDALVEQRLISSLKKVGQTFDILKKKAITGYLNLLMILYSEKDIDVENRSIHSEFRLINLCQELIQIYISNPNETIVQSSTILQILQGILSFDDDKFLRNTSIYYELLIQLLVQENKEIRSNLRDILIRIGKLQGTINK; from the exons ATGTTATCAActcaaaatgataataataatacaacacaACCAACACCAGCACCAACACCAGTACCAGCACCAGCAACAGTAACTTCAccaacacaacaacaacaacaacaacaacaacaacaacaacaacaacaacaacaacaacaacaacaacaacaacaacaacaacaacaaccaacaccaacaacaccaactacAGCAGCACCACCTATAACAGTTGCACCACCTAATATTATACAACCAACAgcacaaaataataataataataatagtggtagtaataCACCACCATTAACACCAGAATCATTAACTATTTtagttaataaatatttaaataaaactctTAGTGATTGTTCAAAGaaacaacaatcaattaaagatgaaattaaaataatatttgaatatttaaaagcaAATCCAACTTTACTCACAAAGAATGAATCATTCACAGCACCATCACTAAGATTAAATCCACAATGGACTAAATTTCTCGACCATTTAGCAACAATCTATAAATTTGCTTTCGAATCAAAAagttcaaaattaattgtatCATCCGTTGATTTTATAGag aaattaatttcaggTAGTTATATTTTAAGTGGTATgattgaaaatggtaaaatgataattgataaatttataGAACCAACATTATATCATTGTGCAGATATTTCAGATGAAATGACATTAGTTCAAGTTACTAAACTAGTTCATACAGTAGCATCAAAATTCCATAGACAAACATTATTATatagttttaaaactttattctATATTCATATCAATAGTAAACCATCTTCAAATTTAGCAATTGCATCAAAAACTTCAATCACTCAAATTATAAATCGTacttttaaaagttttaaaactaaaccaaatacaataataacaacaccaacaaaacaacaacaaccacaattacaaccacaaccacaaccacaaactgtatcaccatcaactaataataataataataatccaattcCAATTTCTTTCTCTGATTTACAATCACCAACacaaaattcaacaacaacaacaacaacaacaactactacaaccacaacagCATCAAAAGAACAGGTTAATGGTATTACCGATGATATTGTAAATAAGGAAGTAGAGCCACAATCAACACAAACACCAACTCCAactccaacaccaacaccaacaccaacaacaacaacaactacacaaccaccaccaataaataatcaagaacatgaattaaatttaaaagattcaatatatttatttagattattatgtgatttatcattaaaagatatttcaGA ttatgaTTCACCAGAAGTTAAAGTTAGAATATTTTCAttagaattaatttcaaatatatttGATGATTATGGCAGATTTATAAAACATTATCCaagttttataaattatgaAATTCGTGAAGGTTTATTCCCATCAGTATTGAATTCAGGATTTTCATCACATAGTACAATATTTAGATTATCATTGACATTGTTTTTATCTATGGTTGTACATTATAGAGATTATTTACGTGATCCGATTGGACAGTACTTTACATTGATTGTATTGAGAGTATTGGAGAGTCCAACATCGACTTTACAACAACGTTGGATGGTGTTGCAAGTGTTGGCTAGAATTTGCGAGAATTATCAAATACTTGTAGacttttatataaattatgaTTGCAATTTATCGTCAAAGGATATCTTTCAAAAGACAATTGAAAGTTTATCAAAGATTGCCCAATTAATCATTCAAGAGaataaaatcaatgattTAAAAGTAAAGAACTCTGCATTGGAATGTCTAACATCATTGACTAAGGCATTGTCAGAGGGcattaatttacaaaaagaGAATCTTCAATTGAAACTATCACAAATCCCATCGgataataaattcattaaacaaaaggaattcaaattattaatcGAAGAGGGTAAGAGAAAGTTTAAGATTTCACCAAAACGTGGTATTGAATTCTTTTTGAAAATCGGTGCCACCGAAAGGGATGCTGCAAAATGTGCAAAGTTTTTAAGAGAAACTGAGGGATTGGATAAGGTTTCATTGGGTATTTATATCTCTGAGAGGGAGGATTTCAATATCGCCGTGTTAAATCATTATACTGAGTTATTCAATTTCAGTGGTTTCACATTGGATGGCGCTTTACGTTACTATTTATCTCATTTTAGATTAGTTGGTGAAGCTCAAAAAGTTGATAGATTAATGGAAGTTTTCTCAAAGAAATATTTCGATGATAATGATGCCACTGAATCGGGTGGTACCAATATAGTGGTCAATAAAGATTCAGTATTCATTTTAGCATTTGCTACAATCATGTTGGCAACTGATTTACATAGtagttcaattaaaaatcataTGTCAAAACAACAATGgttaaaaatgaattctaaaaataatggtggtgcAGATTATGATGAACAATTTTTATTAGGTATTTATGATCGTATCTCTTCTgaacctttaaaattaaaagaagatgATCTCCCAACTCCAACTGTTAATGgtagcaataataatggtgatggtaGTCCAgatgatttttcaattaaaattaaaaatagttttccAATTGATGACCCACCAAATAAAggtcaatttcaaaaattaccaTTCGATCATGGTAATTTATtagagaatttaaaatttatgatGGATGTAAGTTGGACACCAATCTTGGCAGCATTATCAACTGTATTAGAGAATACTGAAGATCCAAAAGTGATTCAAGTTTGTTTAGAaggttttaaatattcaaataatttattatgtCTATTAGATATGTCAATGGAACGTGAAGCTTTCATTTCatctttatcaaattttacaATCTCTGAAAAGagtaaagaattaaaacaaaaaaatatggattcattacaaaaattaattttaattgcaCGTATTGATGGTGATCATTTAGAAAAATCTTGGTTACCagtattaaaatcaatttcctTCTTAGAAAGATTAAGAGTTTCATATTTAGGtgttgaacaacaacaacaatcaaattcacaacaacaacaacaacaacaacaacaacaacaacaacaacaacaacaacaacaacaacaactgcaACCAaattcacaacaacaacaacaacaacaaccatcatcacaacagcaacaacaacaacaacaacagcaacaaccacaacagcaacaaccacaacaacaatcacaacaaccaacaaatttacaacaaaatatacaacaacaacaacaacaacaaaatatacaacaacaacaacaacaacaacttgatggtagtggtagtagttcAAGTGGATcagttaatttaaattcatcataTAGTGgtttacaaaataatttaataagtggtaataattcaaataataatacaggTAATAATACACCAACACAATCAAGTTTAAATACACCAATTCAATTAGTACCACCAAAGAGATCAATTAGTACAACAGAATTCTTTTTAGGTGTTAAAACTCATCAGCGaagtaattcaaatttaccaTCGATTGAAGGTATTAATATTGATCAAGTTTCAAAAGAATTGGAGACTGCAAATCATTTATTCGTAAATTCAAGTAGTTTAACTAACGAAGCTATAGTACATTTTGTTGATTGTTTAGCATCGGtatcaattgatgaattgAAATTAGCAAGTCcatcaatattttctttaCAAAAATTGGTAGAGGTTTCATATTATAATGCAAATAGAATCAGATTGTTTTGGTCAATCATTGCAGAACATTTCACAAAGATTGGCTGCACTTATCCTGATAATGTTTATATTTCATCGATGGTAATTGATTCATTGAAACAATTGGCTCAGAAATTCTTGGATTTCGACGAGGATCCACAACAGGAACCTTCACAAAAGGATTTCTTAAAACCATTGGAGACCATTTTCAGTCATAACCAACATCCAGATGTTAGAGAGTTAATATTGAAATGTATTTTCCAATTGACCAATGGTAGGAATTCATTGATCAAATCTGGTTGGAAACCGATTTTCACAATTTTCACActatcttcatcttcaaatgACTCTTTGATTGCAACACAAGCTTTTGATTTCgttgatgaattaattagagatttttcaaatatttcagAGACTTTCTTTATCGATTATGTTAATTGTCTCTCAAGTTATGCAAATTCACGTCATAAGGAATTACCAATCAAGGCAATCGATATTCTAAGTTATTGTGGTGTTCAATTGGCAAATGGTAGAGTTTGCGCTTTGGTTAGAGAGGAAGGTGCCTCTGCAAACACTCCATTGTTCACCGATACTCAAGAACATATTTCATTGTGGTTCCCTTTGTTAACTGGTTTGGCTAGGGTTACAAGTCACCAAGATCCTGATTTACGTTCTTATGCATTGGATACTTTGTTTAGAGTTTTGGCTTTATTCGGTAGTACTTTTAGTAGCAAACTTTGGGAATTGATTTTCCGTGGTgttttattaccaattttCGATAATGTCGGCTACAGTAAAGGTCAACATGAAACTATACTAGAGGATACTCGTTGGTTAAAACAGACTGGCAATCATGCTTTCCAAAGTTTAACTGAAATGTTTATAAATTTCGTTGACATTGTTTGTTTCCTCTTGGATGATATGTTGGATTTACTAGTAAGTTGTATCCTTCAAGAGAATGAACTATTAGCTAAAACCGCTGGTACTTTCttaattcaattggtttCAACAAATGGTTCAAAATTCTCTCAAACTCAATGGTCAAATATAGTTTcacaattttataaaatatttcaaacaaatacaccatttgaaattttcaaattaattgaatttgaacaaaatattcaaaataataatgaaaatattgtaaataataataatagtatcaataataataatattaataataataataataatttaaatggtcataatgataattcattatcaaatatttcaGGTACATtatcaaaacaacaacaacaacatttattattatcattatcaaaacaacaacagcaatatTTAAGTAGTGTTGCTCATAGTGGTAATGAAAAATCTCATTCTGCTCCAATTTCACCAGTTTTAGattcttcaaataaattaaataatagtaatagtaatagtagtaataataataataataataataataataataataatgtatcacaacaatcaaattcaaatataaatcCATTATCACAATCAAAAtctgataatgaaatttctttaagatcttcaacatcattaccaacaacaccagTAGTTTTAACACCACCAGTTATtagaaaagaattaaatagtaTTAATGAGGAGCACCACTCTATAATAAATGGTAGTAGTAATGAACAAATATcatcaataacaacaataacaaatgaaaattcatcatcatcatcatcaccagcaTCAGTATCACATTCAAGATCAAATTCAGATTTACCATCCACCacatcaacaccaattaaATCACATAGTAGATTACCATCAAGTTCAAATGTTAATTTAACAATATTTAATcaacaatatttaattaatcaaagtaataataataatcaaagtcaaaataatcaaagtCAATATACcaatacaattaataatattcaatcGAAATGTTCAGTTCAATTACAAATGGTACAAGCCATTAATGATATTGCAATCTCTCattatgaatatttaaatacttCTCAACTTTTCTGTTTAGGTGATTGTTTACAATTAACTTTTACTTTTTGTCAAGATGCTCTCGTTGAACAACGTTTAATTAGTTCCCTTAAAAAAGTTGGTCAAACTTTTGATATCTTAAAAAAGAAAGCGATCACTggttatttaaatcttttaatgattttatattcTGAAAAAGATATTGATGTTGAAAATAGATCAATTCATTCTGAATTTAGATTAAttaa tttatgtcaagaattaattcaaatttatatttcAAATCCAAATGAAACAATTGTTCAATCATCAACtatattacaaattttacaaggtattttatcatttgatgatgataaatttttaagaaataCTAGTATCTattatgaattattaattcaattattggttcaagaaaataaagaaattagatCAAATTTAagagatattttaattagaattggtaaattacaaggtacaattaataaataa
- a CDS encoding hypothetical protein (Similar to Pseudoalteromonas sp. S9. chitinase B) produces the protein MYISKFLLLSLISMISISLINSHGYAIYPMARQQKCPKGNIWWPEDGSGITDAACRSAFQFVKAKGNNPQYQFIQSNEFSVLIPNYAQGASALKAAVPNSLCSAYATTSSNDKSGMSIVAPWTPTIIPTTANAVNVSFTYKFCATASHNPNFWEFYVSKPGFNPTTTPLTWDHLTLFQSFPNTASVSISDPSCSSTSAYIFNLNMPTRFSNAILLVRWQRVDPVGECFINCSDFKCVA, from the exons atgtatatttctaaatttttactattatcattaatttcaatgatttcaatttctttaattaattctcaTGGGTATGCAATTTATCCAATGGCTCGCCAACAaaa atGTCCAAAAGGTAATATTTGGTGGCCAGAGGATGGATCTGGTATTACTGATGCTGCATGTCGTTCAGCTTTTCAATTTGTAAAAGCAAAAGGAAATAATCCACAATATCAATTTATTCAATCAAATGAATTTTCAGTTTTAATTCCAAATTATGCTCAAGGAGCAAGTGCTTTAAAAGCAGCAGTACCAAATTCATTATGTTCAGCATATGCAACTacatcatcaaatgataaaagTGGAATGTCAATTGTTGCACCATGGACACCAACAATTATTCCAACAACTGCAAATGCTGTAAATGTTAGTTTCACTTATAAATTCTGTGCAACTGCTTCTCATAATCCAAATTTCTGGGAATTCTATGTTAGTAAACCAGGTTTCAACCCAACCACAACTCCATTAACATGGGATCATTTAACATTATTCCAAAGTTTCCCAAATACTGCAAGTGTTTCAATTAGTGATCCATCATGTTCTTCAACATCTgcttatatttttaatttaaatatgcCAACTCGTTTCTCAAATGCAATTTTATTAGTGCGTTGGCAAAGAGTTGACCCAGTTGGTGagtgttttattaattgtagtGATTTTAAATGTGTagcataa